The following are from one region of the Haemophilus parainfluenzae genome:
- the prfB gene encoding peptide chain release factor 2 (programmed frameshift) encodes MFEINPIKNKITDLSKRTSVLRGYLDFDAKLERLEEVNAELEQPDVWNDPEKAQALGKERVSLEQVVDTIKNLEQGLEDVEGLLELAVEAEDEETFNEAVSELDELEQQLAKLEFRRMFSGEHDACDCYVDLQAGSGGTEAQDWTEMLLRMYLRWAESKGFKTELMEVSDGDVAGLKSATIRVSGEYAFGWLRTETGIHRLVRKSPFDSNNRRHTSFAAAFVYPEIDDDIDIEINPADLRIDVYRASGAGGQHVNKTESAVRITHMPSGIVVQCQNDRSQHKNKDQAMKQLKAKLYELELQKKNADKQAMEDNKSDIGWGSQIRSYVLDDARIKDLRTGVENRNTQAVLDGDLDRFIEASLKAGL; translated from the exons ATGTTTGAAATCAATCCAATCAAAAACAAAATCACCGACCTTTCCAAGCGAACTTCTGTGCTTCGGGGGTATCTT GACTTCGACGCAAAACTAGAGCGTTTAGAAGAAGTTAATGCCGAATTAGAACAACCCGATGTGTGGAATGATCCTGAAAAAGCCCAAGCGCTTGGGAAGGAACGCGTTTCACTTGAACAAGTGGTTGATACCATCAAGAATTTAGAACAAGGTTTAGAGGATGTTGAAGGTCTGCTTGAATTAGCCGTTGAAGCTGAAGATGAAGAGACTTTCAATGAAGCCGTTTCTGAATTAGACGAACTTGAACAACAACTTGCAAAATTAGAATTCCGACGCATGTTTAGCGGTGAACACGATGCGTGCGATTGCTATGTTGATTTACAAGCAGGTTCCGGTGGTACAGAAGCGCAAGACTGGACGGAAATGTTACTTCGCATGTACCTTCGCTGGGCTGAAAGTAAAGGCTTTAAAACAGAATTAATGGAAGTCTCTGATGGCGATGTCGCAGGTTTAAAATCCGCGACGATTCGTGTTAGTGGCGAATATGCTTTCGGTTGGTTACGTACTGAAACCGGTATTCATCGTTTAGTACGCAAAAGCCCATTTGACTCCAACAATCGCCGCCATACTTCATTTGCAGCGGCTTTCGTTTATCCTGAAATTGATGACGACATTGATATTGAAATCAATCCAGCAGATTTACGTATTGACGTTTATCGTGCATCCGGTGCGGGTGGTCAGCACGTCAATAAAACCGAAAGTGCGGTGCGAATTACTCACATGCCAAGTGGGATTGTCGTGCAATGTCAAAACGATCGTTCTCAGCACAAAAATAAAGATCAAGCCATGAAGCAGTTAAAAGCGAAATTGTATGAGCTTGAGTTACAAAAGAAAAATGCGGATAAACAAGCGATGGAAGATAATAAATCGGATATCGGTTGGGGCAGCCAAATTCGTTCTTATGTGCTAGATGATGCACGTATTAAGGATCTCCGCACAGGCGTGGAAAATCGTAATACACAAGCCGTACTGGATGGCGATCTCGATCGCTTTATTGAGGCAAGCTTGAAAGCAGGGCTTTAA
- a CDS encoding preprotein translocase: protein MKNLLKMTAIAALTFTSISTFAASQQAEEVKKFQAWEETASKKLEASFDAVGAASATSNATETEAAVAAFDKQAAENVAELEALGIKSEEVSPVVGKYKEFINAEKEVIHLILTQVKSPTAENATKIPELAAKMSDKGDELGKLVEQLEEKFPAE from the coding sequence ATGAAAAATTTATTAAAAATGACAGCTATCGCAGCATTAACTTTCACTTCTATCAGTACATTTGCTGCATCTCAACAAGCTGAAGAAGTGAAAAAGTTTCAAGCGTGGGAAGAAACAGCAAGTAAAAAACTTGAAGCAAGTTTTGATGCAGTAGGTGCGGCTTCAGCAACTAGCAATGCAACTGAAACTGAAGCGGCTGTTGCAGCATTTGATAAACAAGCAGCAGAAAATGTAGCAGAATTAGAAGCTTTGGGCATTAAAAGTGAAGAAGTTTCACCAGTTGTTGGTAAATATAAAGAATTCATTAATGCAGAGAAAGAAGTGATTCATCTCATTTTAACTCAAGTTAAATCACCAACAGCTGAAAATGCAACTAAAATACCTGAACTTGCCGCAAAAATGAGTGATAAAGGTGATGAATTAGGTAAATTAGTGGAGCAATTAGAAGAAAAATTCCCGGCGGAATAA
- the dsbC gene encoding bifunctional protein-disulfide isomerase/oxidoreductase DsbC yields MKKLLTALLITASATAMASDAEIKSKLQALGAKNIEVKDSPVKGLKTAVTDQGILYVSENGQYVLQGKMYELTNKGPVDVAGKFLADKVNALKNEMIIYPAKNEKYVVTVFMDITCHYCHILHQQVKEYNDLGITVRYLAFPRAGMNETARQMEAIWTSKDPVFALNEAEKGNLPKELKAPNIVKRHYDLGVQLGVQGTPSIVTSTGELIGGYLKPKDLLAALKESAQ; encoded by the coding sequence ATGAAGAAATTACTGACCGCACTTTTAATCACAGCTTCTGCCACTGCAATGGCGAGTGATGCTGAGATTAAATCGAAGTTACAGGCATTAGGTGCGAAAAATATTGAAGTGAAAGATTCACCAGTAAAAGGTCTTAAAACAGCCGTGACTGATCAAGGCATTTTATATGTGAGCGAAAATGGTCAATATGTTTTGCAAGGCAAAATGTATGAATTAACAAATAAAGGCCCGGTTGATGTAGCGGGTAAATTTTTAGCGGATAAAGTGAATGCGTTAAAAAACGAAATGATCATTTATCCGGCAAAAAATGAAAAATATGTTGTGACCGTATTCATGGATATTACTTGCCATTATTGTCATATTCTTCATCAACAAGTAAAAGAATATAATGATTTAGGTATTACCGTTCGTTATCTTGCATTCCCACGTGCTGGCATGAATGAAACCGCTCGTCAAATGGAAGCCATTTGGACATCGAAAGATCCTGTATTTGCACTGAACGAAGCAGAAAAAGGTAACTTACCGAAAGAATTGAAAGCACCTAATATTGTGAAAAGACACTATGATTTAGGTGTACAACTCGGCGTACAAGGTACGCCAAGTATTGTGACTTCAACAGGTGAATTGATTGGGGGATATTTAAAACCCAAAGATTTATTAGCTGCTTTGAAGGAATCAGCACAATAA
- the recJ gene encoding single-stranded-DNA-specific exonuclease RecJ, with the protein MKKLIKRREIPAGNSVSDNALLDRLYRSRHIKNSQELDRTLQSMLNPNQLHGIQQAVDLLVDAYQQQQKIVIVGDFDADGATSTALSVLALRMLGFTDVEYLVPNRFEQGYGLSIPVAEMAMEKGVQLLMTVDNGVSSFEGVAYLKECGVKVLITDHHLPPEILPNADAIVNPNLQQCDFPSKCLAGVGVAFYLMLALRAKFRELGIFTAETQPNFTELLDLVALGTIADVVPLDQNNRILAHQGLMRIRAKRCRPGIIALAEVANREVEKLCSADLGFAIAPRLNAAGRLDNMSVGVELLLTESMQEARAQALDLDSLNQARKEIEQGMKLEALEICRNLTALSDELPMGIALFQPDWHQGVLGIVASRIKDQYHRPVIAFAQDQEGILKGSARSIEGLHMRDVLERIHSQHPDMILKFGGHAMAAGLSIKESFFPDFQKIFNQTVQDWLNEDQLQGVIWTDGELQANEFSIETAEVIKSGGPWGQAFPEPVFDGEFKIFEQRAIGQNQNHLKMLVEPKNGGPLLDAIAFNIDTRYYPDLSIKQAKFAYKLEINEFRGNRNVQLLVDYIEPIG; encoded by the coding sequence GTGAAAAAACTCATCAAACGTCGTGAAATTCCTGCCGGAAATTCTGTTTCAGATAATGCATTACTCGATCGTCTCTATCGTTCTCGCCATATTAAAAACAGCCAAGAATTAGACCGCACTTTGCAATCAATGCTGAATCCCAATCAATTACACGGCATTCAACAAGCCGTAGATTTATTGGTTGATGCTTATCAACAGCAACAAAAGATTGTTATTGTCGGTGATTTTGATGCAGATGGGGCAACCAGTACGGCACTTTCAGTATTAGCTTTACGTATGCTTGGCTTTACTGATGTGGAATATCTAGTGCCAAATCGTTTTGAACAAGGCTATGGCTTGAGTATACCTGTTGCTGAGATGGCAATGGAAAAAGGCGTACAGTTATTGATGACGGTAGATAACGGGGTATCGTCTTTTGAGGGTGTGGCGTATTTAAAAGAGTGCGGCGTGAAGGTCTTGATCACCGATCACCATTTACCACCAGAAATACTGCCGAATGCTGATGCCATTGTTAATCCAAATTTGCAACAATGTGATTTCCCTTCAAAATGTTTAGCTGGTGTGGGCGTAGCGTTTTATTTAATGCTCGCTTTGCGTGCTAAATTTCGTGAGTTGGGCATTTTTACGGCAGAAACACAACCTAATTTTACTGAGTTACTGGATTTAGTTGCGCTCGGCACGATTGCAGACGTGGTTCCTCTTGATCAAAATAACCGTATTTTAGCTCATCAAGGGTTGATGCGAATTCGTGCGAAACGTTGTCGACCAGGAATTATTGCTCTCGCTGAAGTGGCTAATCGAGAAGTTGAAAAACTTTGCTCTGCTGATTTGGGCTTTGCGATTGCACCACGTTTAAATGCTGCGGGCCGATTAGATAATATGTCTGTTGGTGTGGAGTTATTACTTACAGAAAGCATGCAAGAGGCAAGAGCCCAAGCCTTAGATTTGGACAGTTTAAATCAAGCTAGAAAAGAAATTGAGCAAGGCATGAAGTTAGAGGCCTTAGAAATTTGCCGAAATCTCACCGCACTTTCCGATGAATTACCGATGGGGATAGCCTTATTCCAGCCAGATTGGCATCAAGGTGTATTAGGTATTGTGGCTTCTCGAATCAAAGATCAATACCATCGACCCGTCATTGCTTTTGCACAAGATCAAGAAGGTATTTTAAAAGGTTCTGCGCGTTCAATTGAAGGCTTGCATATGCGCGATGTATTAGAGCGTATTCATTCCCAACATCCGGATATGATTTTAAAATTTGGCGGTCATGCCATGGCAGCAGGATTAAGCATTAAAGAAAGCTTTTTCCCTGATTTTCAAAAGATTTTTAATCAAACGGTGCAAGATTGGTTAAATGAAGATCAATTACAAGGTGTGATTTGGACGGATGGCGAACTTCAAGCAAATGAATTTAGTATTGAAACGGCAGAAGTGATAAAATCTGGCGGGCCTTGGGGACAAGCTTTTCCTGAGCCTGTTTTTGATGGTGAATTTAAAATTTTTGAGCAACGTGCAATCGGACAGAATCAAAATCATTTAAAAATGCTCGTAGAGCCTAAAAATGGTGGCCCATTATTAGATGCCATTGCGTTTAATATCGATACTCGGTATTATCCCGATTTATCGATTAAGCAGGCAAAATTTGCTTATAAGTTAGAAATTAATGAGTTTCGTGGAAATCGAAACGTCCAATTATTAGTCGATTATATTGAACCAATTGGTTAA
- a CDS encoding thiol:disulfide interchange protein DsbA/DsbL, which yields MKKVWQNKLLKGSFAMILLSVTNVAFGEVNAKDFSAKNSPHLPPANVAQFEDGRDYFSYQEPIEQAKRNDRKIPIQFFFDYDCRVCSSAQDILQLYSQIRPNKVALEEHPVATNEAKFSATIFYTLQRLKVGELSDVLLFETSEKARYTELSTLDKMREWIVSQGISKAEFNKVVHSAEVKEDVNNAINLTEEYGVFTFPYVVVGGKYVLTASTLYNDDYGVAVLDFLVNKLEQERKK from the coding sequence ATGAAAAAAGTTTGGCAGAATAAATTATTAAAAGGATCCTTTGCAATGATATTGCTGAGTGTGACAAATGTCGCATTCGGTGAAGTCAATGCAAAGGATTTTTCTGCCAAAAATTCACCGCACTTACCGCCGGCAAATGTGGCACAGTTTGAAGATGGTCGAGATTATTTTTCATATCAAGAACCCATTGAACAAGCTAAAAGAAACGATCGTAAAATTCCTATCCAATTTTTCTTTGATTACGACTGCCGAGTTTGTTCTTCAGCTCAAGATATTTTGCAACTTTATAGCCAAATTCGTCCTAATAAAGTGGCATTAGAAGAGCATCCAGTTGCTACAAACGAAGCTAAATTTTCAGCGACAATATTCTATACATTACAGCGTTTAAAAGTGGGTGAGCTGTCAGATGTGCTGTTATTTGAAACCTCTGAAAAGGCGCGCTATACCGAATTATCCACATTAGATAAGATGCGTGAATGGATAGTCTCGCAAGGGATCAGTAAAGCTGAATTTAATAAAGTCGTGCATTCTGCTGAAGTAAAAGAAGATGTGAATAATGCCATTAATTTAACAGAAGAATATGGCGTATTTACGTTCCCTTATGTGGTTGTGGGTGGAAAATATGTTCTCACCGCGAGTACGCTGTATAACGATGATTATGGCGTAGCAGTATTAGATTTCTTAGTGAATAAACTCGAACAAGAAAGGAAAAAATAA
- a CDS encoding 5'-methylthioadenosine/adenosylhomocysteine nucleosidase, translating to MKIGIVGAMAQEVEILSQLMTDKKETKVASAVIFEGKINGKEVALLQSGIGKVAAAIGTTALLQLAKPDVVLNTGSAGGIAKGLKVGDIVISDETRYHDADVTAFGYEKGQLPANPAAFLSDKQLADLADEIAQSQGQNVKRGLICSGDSFINSEEKIAKIKADFPNVTAVEMEATAIAQVCHAFNVPFVVVRAISDAGDGEASMSFEEFLPLAAKQSSALVLGMIERL from the coding sequence ATGAAAATCGGGATTGTTGGTGCAATGGCACAAGAAGTGGAAATTTTATCCCAATTAATGACAGATAAAAAAGAAACAAAAGTGGCAAGTGCGGTCATTTTTGAAGGCAAAATTAATGGTAAAGAAGTTGCATTATTGCAATCTGGGATTGGTAAAGTCGCGGCTGCTATTGGCACTACCGCTTTATTACAATTGGCTAAACCGGATGTGGTTTTAAATACCGGCTCAGCAGGTGGTATCGCAAAAGGTTTAAAAGTAGGAGATATCGTTATTTCGGATGAAACTCGCTATCACGATGCTGATGTGACGGCATTTGGCTATGAAAAAGGCCAATTACCCGCTAATCCAGCGGCTTTTCTTTCAGATAAACAATTAGCCGATTTAGCCGATGAAATTGCACAGTCACAAGGGCAAAATGTAAAACGTGGTTTAATTTGTTCGGGTGATAGCTTTATTAATAGCGAAGAAAAAATTGCTAAAATTAAAGCAGATTTCCCTAATGTAACAGCAGTAGAAATGGAAGCAACCGCGATTGCGCAAGTTTGTCATGCCTTTAACGTACCTTTTGTGGTTGTTCGAGCTATTTCTGATGCTGGCGATGGTGAAGCAAGTATGTCATTTGAGGAGTTCCTTCCGCTTGCAGCAAAACAATCATCGGCATTAGTGTTGGGCATGATAGAAAGATTATAA